Proteins encoded in a region of the Mycobacterium branderi genome:
- a CDS encoding valine--tRNA ligase, translated as MTSPSRAADALPKSWDPGAVESTIYQRWVDAGYFTADPTSTKPGYSIVLPPPNVTGELHMGHALDHTLMDVLTRRKRMQGYEVLWLPGMDHAGIATQIVVEKQLAVDGKTKEDFGRELFVDKVWDWKRDSGGTIGAQMRRLGDGVDWSRDRFTMDEGLSRAVRTIFKRLYDAGLIYQAERLVNWSPELQTAISDLEVRYEDVEGELVSFRYGSPDGPSIVVATTRVETMLGDTAIAVHPDDERYRDLVGLSLPHPFVDRQLVIVADEHVDPEFGTGAVKVTPAHDPNDFEIGLRHELPMPTIMDSKGRIAGTGTQFDGMDRFEARVAVREALAEQGRIVAEKRPYLHSVGHSERTGEPIEPRLSLQWWVRVESLAKAAGDAVRNGDTVIHPASLEPRFFGWVDDMHDWCISRQLWWGHRIPIWHGPNGEQVCVGPDETPPEGWEQDHDVLDTWFSSALWPFSTMGWPERTPELEKFYPTSVLVTGYDILFFWVARMMMFGTFVGDDDVITLDGRRGPQVPFTDVFLHGLIRDEFGRKMSKSKGNGVDPLDWVEQFGADALRFTLARGASPGGDLSIGEDHVRASRNFGTKLFNATRFALMNGAALAPLPEELTDADRWILGRLEEVRAEVDSAFDRYEFSRACEALYHFTWDEFCDWYVELAKTQLAEGLSHTNAVLAAVLDTLLRLLHPVIPFITEALWQALTGQESLVIADWPRASGIDLDPVAAQRITDMQKLVTEIRRFRSDQGLADRQKVPARLSGIDDADLGGQVGAVTSLAWLTAPDAQFSPSASLEIRLGGGTVVVELDTSGTIDVEAERRRLEKDLAAAQKELAGTSAKLDNSAFLAKAPAAVVDKIRDRQRVAQEEVDRITSRLAGM; from the coding sequence GTGACCAGCCCGAGCCGCGCCGCCGATGCCCTGCCCAAGTCGTGGGATCCGGGCGCGGTCGAGAGCACCATCTACCAGCGGTGGGTGGACGCCGGCTACTTCACGGCGGATCCGACCAGCACCAAGCCCGGATATTCGATCGTGCTGCCGCCGCCGAACGTGACCGGTGAGCTGCACATGGGCCACGCGCTGGACCACACGCTGATGGACGTGTTGACCCGCCGCAAGCGGATGCAGGGCTACGAGGTGCTGTGGCTGCCGGGCATGGACCACGCCGGCATCGCCACCCAGATCGTGGTGGAAAAGCAACTCGCCGTCGACGGCAAGACCAAAGAGGACTTCGGCCGCGAGCTGTTCGTCGACAAGGTCTGGGACTGGAAGCGCGACTCCGGCGGCACGATCGGCGCCCAGATGCGCCGGCTCGGCGACGGCGTCGACTGGAGCCGCGACCGGTTCACCATGGACGAGGGCCTGTCCCGCGCGGTGCGCACGATCTTCAAGCGGCTCTACGACGCCGGCCTGATCTACCAGGCTGAGCGGCTGGTCAACTGGTCTCCCGAGCTGCAGACCGCGATCTCCGATCTCGAAGTCCGTTACGAGGACGTCGAGGGTGAGCTGGTGTCGTTCCGTTACGGCTCGCCCGACGGGCCCAGCATCGTGGTCGCCACCACGCGGGTCGAGACGATGCTGGGCGACACCGCGATCGCGGTGCATCCCGACGACGAGCGGTACCGCGATCTCGTCGGGCTCAGCCTGCCGCACCCGTTCGTCGACCGCCAGCTCGTCATCGTCGCCGACGAGCACGTCGACCCCGAATTCGGCACCGGCGCAGTCAAAGTCACACCTGCGCACGATCCGAACGACTTCGAGATCGGCCTGCGCCACGAGCTGCCGATGCCCACCATCATGGACAGCAAGGGCCGGATCGCCGGTACCGGAACCCAATTCGACGGCATGGACCGCTTCGAGGCCCGGGTCGCGGTACGCGAGGCGCTCGCGGAGCAAGGCCGCATTGTGGCCGAGAAGCGGCCGTATTTGCACAGCGTCGGTCACTCGGAGCGCACCGGCGAGCCGATCGAGCCGCGGCTGTCGCTGCAGTGGTGGGTGCGGGTGGAGTCGCTGGCCAAGGCCGCCGGCGACGCAGTACGCAACGGCGACACCGTGATTCACCCGGCCAGCTTGGAGCCGCGGTTTTTCGGCTGGGTCGACGACATGCACGACTGGTGCATCTCCCGGCAGCTGTGGTGGGGGCACCGCATCCCGATCTGGCACGGCCCCAACGGCGAGCAGGTGTGCGTCGGCCCCGACGAAACCCCGCCCGAAGGCTGGGAGCAGGATCACGACGTCCTGGACACCTGGTTTTCGTCTGCGCTGTGGCCGTTCTCCACGATGGGCTGGCCCGAACGCACCCCTGAGCTGGAAAAGTTCTATCCGACAAGCGTTTTGGTCACCGGCTACGACATCCTGTTCTTCTGGGTAGCCCGGATGATGATGTTCGGCACCTTCGTCGGCGACGACGACGTCATCACCCTGGACGGGCGGCGCGGCCCGCAGGTGCCGTTCACCGACGTGTTCCTGCACGGGCTCATCCGCGACGAGTTCGGCCGCAAGATGAGCAAGTCGAAGGGCAACGGCGTCGACCCGCTGGACTGGGTGGAGCAGTTCGGCGCCGACGCGCTGCGCTTCACCCTGGCCCGCGGCGCTAGCCCGGGCGGCGACCTGTCCATCGGCGAGGACCATGTCCGGGCGTCGCGCAACTTCGGCACCAAGCTGTTCAACGCCACCCGGTTCGCATTGATGAACGGTGCGGCGCTGGCGCCACTACCCGAGGAGCTGACCGACGCCGATCGCTGGATTCTGGGCCGACTGGAAGAGGTTCGCGCCGAAGTGGATTCGGCGTTCGACCGCTACGAATTCAGCCGGGCGTGCGAGGCGCTCTACCACTTCACCTGGGACGAATTCTGCGACTGGTATGTGGAGCTGGCCAAGACGCAACTGGCCGAAGGCCTCAGCCACACCAACGCCGTGCTGGCCGCGGTGCTGGACACCCTGCTGCGGCTACTGCACCCGGTGATCCCTTTCATCACCGAGGCGTTGTGGCAAGCGCTCACCGGTCAGGAGTCGCTGGTGATCGCCGACTGGCCGCGAGCATCCGGCATCGACTTGGATCCTGTTGCGGCACAACGCATCACCGATATGCAGAAGCTGGTGACCGAAATCCGGCGATTCCGCAGCGATCAAGGCCTGGCCGACCGGCAGAAGGTGCCGGCCCGGCTCTCGGGGATCGACGACGCCGACCTGGGTGGCCAGGTGGGCGCCGTGACGTCACTGGCCTGGCTGACCGCGCCGGACGCGCAGTTCAGCCCGTCGGCGTCCCTGGAGATTCGCCTCGGCGGCGGGACCGTCGTCGTCGAGCTCGACACCTCGGGCACCATCGACGTCGAGGCCGAGCGCCGCCGCCTGGAAAAGGATTTGGCAGCCGCGCAAAAGGAATTGGCCGGCACCAGCGCCAAACTCGACAACAGTGCCTTCTTGGCCAAGGCGCCCGCGGCCGTCGTCGACAAGATCCGCGACCGCCAGCGGGTGGCCCAAGAAGAAGTCGACCGGATCACCAGCCGCCTGGCCGGAATGTGA
- a CDS encoding transposase family protein — MKPSPTDNNPLPQRWRNLLALTGLTQGQVHIVCTLAQQRLSTAPGRPWTLPVAVRVLLVLIHLRTNLTTRALAALFGTSQSTVDRVIHHLVPVLAGALQPTADNSDRPWIIDGTLIPVHDQSISAVSNNYRRSVNSQIIICAHRRRVLAASQCWPGNRNDVIVARHTVLPLLDGRVVLGDGGYRGITSITTPRRDRSGRIIRDDYYRAHRRLKARVEHVIARLKDWQILHQCRRRGHAINHSLQIVAGLWNLKAPDNNGSSLSQGATIFWSSRRRGRPRTGRMGYWSTGERRRTGSGPLTDARMKTSTSATTATRDAAPTVQPSFRPGAERVRQEPLGARPAQAREEVTRAHSEALAWPRLHDAPGGLRRLRDRRCPILRPSRKPVRARGPA; from the coding sequence ATGAAACCATCACCTACCGACAACAACCCGCTGCCACAGCGATGGCGAAACCTGCTGGCGCTTACCGGCCTAACTCAGGGCCAGGTCCATATCGTCTGCACCCTGGCACAACAGCGCTTGTCGACCGCACCGGGGCGCCCCTGGACCCTGCCGGTGGCGGTCAGGGTGCTGCTGGTGCTGATCCATTTGCGCACCAACCTAACCACCCGCGCACTGGCGGCGCTGTTCGGCACCAGTCAATCGACAGTGGACCGCGTCATTCACCACCTAGTACCAGTGCTGGCCGGTGCACTACAACCCACTGCGGACAACAGCGATCGCCCGTGGATCATCGACGGCACGCTGATCCCTGTGCACGACCAATCCATCAGCGCGGTGAGCAACAACTACCGGCGCAGCGTCAACAGCCAGATCATCATCTGCGCTCACCGGCGCCGCGTGCTCGCGGCAAGCCAATGCTGGCCGGGTAACCGCAACGACGTCATCGTGGCCCGCCACACCGTGCTGCCGCTGCTCGATGGTCGTGTCGTCCTCGGCGACGGCGGATACCGCGGCATCACGTCGATCACCACCCCGCGACGTGACCGCTCCGGCCGCATCATCCGTGACGACTACTACCGGGCGCATCGCCGGCTCAAGGCCCGCGTCGAGCACGTCATCGCCCGGCTCAAAGACTGGCAGATACTTCACCAATGCCGCCGCCGCGGCCACGCCATCAACCACAGCCTCCAAATCGTCGCCGGACTCTGGAACCTCAAAGCCCCAGACAATAACGGGTCAAGTCTTAGCCAAGGCGCAACCATCTTTTGGTCTTCTCGTCGGAGGGGTCGGCCCCGAACCGGCCGTATGGGATACTGGAGCACGGGTGAACGTCGCCGGACCGGCTCAGGACCGTTGACTGACGCCCGAATGAAGACTTCGACAAGCGCGACCACCGCTACCCGCGATGCGGCGCCGACTGTCCAGCCATCATTCAGACCGGGCGCCGAGCGAGTTCGACAAGAGCCGCTCGGCGCGAGACCAGCACAAGCCCGGGAGGAAGTAACCCGGGCACATAGCGAAGCCCTCGCGTGGCCGCGTCTGCACGACGCGCCCGGGGGCTTGAGGAGATTACGTGATAGACGGTGCCCCATCCTCAGACCTTCCAGAAAACCCGTCCGAGCGCGAGGACCTGCCTGA
- the folC gene encoding bifunctional tetrahydrofolate synthase/dihydrofolate synthase — protein MNAPTPDEIASLLQVEHLLDQRWPETKIEPSLTRISALMDLLGSPQRSYPCIHIAGTNGKTSVARMVDALLTALNRRTGRTTSPHLQSAVERIAIDGQPISPARYVETYREIEPFVQMIDQQSQEAGGPAMSKFEVLTAMAFAAFADAPIDVGIIEVGLGGRWDATNVIDAPVAVITPISVDHVDYLGDDIAGIAGEKAGIITGSDTVAVIGRQRPEVMEVLLAQSVRADATVAREDSEFAVADRQIAVGGQLLTLQGLGGVYSDVHLPLHGEHQAHNAALALAAVEAFFGAGKDRQLDVDSVRAGFAAVISPGRLERMRSAPTVYIDAAHNPAGAAALAQTLTDEFDFRFLVGVISVLADKDVDGILAALEPVLDRIVVTHNGSPRALDVESLALTAEQRFGPDRVLSAVDLRDAIDTATALVDEAAAEGEEFSGTGIVITGSVVTAGAARTLFGKDPA, from the coding sequence GTGAACGCTCCGACCCCGGACGAAATCGCGTCGCTGCTGCAGGTCGAGCACCTGCTCGATCAGCGTTGGCCGGAAACCAAGATCGAGCCGAGCCTGACTCGCATCAGCGCGCTGATGGACCTGCTCGGCTCGCCGCAGCGCAGCTATCCGTGCATTCACATCGCGGGCACCAACGGCAAAACCTCGGTGGCGCGGATGGTCGACGCGCTGCTGACCGCGCTGAACCGCCGGACCGGCCGCACCACCAGCCCGCATCTGCAGTCGGCGGTCGAGCGGATCGCGATCGACGGGCAGCCGATCAGCCCGGCCCGCTACGTCGAGACATACCGGGAGATCGAGCCGTTCGTGCAGATGATCGACCAGCAGTCGCAGGAGGCCGGCGGACCGGCGATGAGCAAGTTCGAGGTGCTCACCGCGATGGCGTTCGCCGCGTTCGCCGATGCGCCGATCGACGTCGGGATCATCGAGGTCGGGCTGGGCGGGCGCTGGGATGCCACCAACGTGATCGATGCGCCGGTCGCGGTCATTACCCCGATCAGCGTCGACCACGTCGACTACCTGGGCGACGACATCGCCGGGATCGCGGGAGAGAAGGCGGGCATCATCACCGGGTCCGACACCGTGGCAGTGATCGGCCGACAGCGGCCAGAGGTGATGGAAGTGCTTCTGGCGCAATCGGTTCGGGCTGACGCCACAGTGGCCCGCGAGGATTCGGAGTTTGCGGTGGCCGACCGCCAGATCGCCGTCGGCGGACAACTTTTGACGTTGCAGGGCCTTGGCGGGGTGTACTCCGACGTCCACCTGCCGCTGCACGGTGAACACCAGGCCCACAACGCGGCGCTGGCGCTGGCGGCGGTCGAGGCGTTCTTCGGCGCCGGCAAGGACCGCCAGCTCGACGTCGACTCGGTTCGGGCCGGGTTCGCCGCTGTCATCAGTCCGGGCCGGCTGGAGCGGATGCGCAGCGCCCCGACGGTGTACATCGACGCCGCCCACAACCCGGCCGGGGCCGCGGCCTTGGCCCAAACCCTGACCGACGAGTTCGACTTCCGGTTCCTGGTCGGGGTCATCAGCGTGCTGGCCGACAAAGACGTCGACGGGATCCTGGCCGCGCTCGAGCCGGTGCTGGACCGAATCGTGGTCACCCACAACGGATCTCCGCGGGCCCTGGACGTCGAGTCGCTGGCGTTGACGGCCGAGCAGCGGTTCGGGCCGGACCGGGTGCTGAGCGCCGTCGACCTGCGCGACGCCATCGACACCGCCACCGCCCTGGTCGACGAGGCCGCCGCGGAAGGCGAAGAATTCTCCGGAACCGGCATCGTCATCACCGGCTCGGTGGTTACCGCCGGGGCGGCCCGCACGTTGTTCGGCAAGGACCCGGCATGA
- a CDS encoding DUF937 domain-containing protein, which translates to MAGLDDLFAQIPTSDIAGKLGVDESEVNSAVQLLVPVLVGGVHQSAQDPDNASAIESEASSHAARGLLDTGVNHVDENQGQQAIARIFGGNDTSQVAAALSGSGAGNADLIQKLLPILAPIVLAYIGKQMTQQKGGPAPAEEKASGGALNDVLGSILSGMSGSRNKSLGGVLGDVLGSKAGDILGGLFGKK; encoded by the coding sequence ATGGCCGGCCTTGATGATCTCTTCGCCCAAATTCCCACAAGTGACATTGCAGGCAAGCTCGGCGTCGACGAATCCGAAGTGAACAGCGCGGTTCAGCTGCTGGTGCCGGTGCTGGTCGGCGGTGTGCACCAGAGCGCGCAGGATCCCGACAACGCCTCGGCGATCGAGTCGGAGGCCAGCAGTCACGCCGCGCGAGGCTTACTGGACACCGGCGTCAACCACGTCGACGAGAACCAGGGTCAGCAGGCGATCGCGAGAATATTCGGCGGCAACGACACCAGCCAGGTCGCCGCGGCGCTATCGGGTTCCGGAGCCGGCAATGCCGACTTGATCCAGAAGCTGTTGCCGATCCTGGCCCCGATCGTGCTGGCCTACATCGGCAAGCAAATGACGCAGCAGAAGGGCGGGCCGGCCCCGGCGGAGGAGAAAGCGTCCGGCGGCGCGCTCAACGACGTTCTGGGCAGCATCCTCAGTGGCATGTCCGGCAGCCGCAACAAGTCGCTGGGCGGCGTGTTGGGCGACGTGCTCGGCAGCAAAGCGGGCGATATCCTCGGCGGACTTTTCGGCAAGAAGTAA
- a CDS encoding saccharopine dehydrogenase family protein, with translation MSQTREFDIVVYGATGFVGKLTAEYLAKAGGDARIALAGRSTERLAKVRETLGAAAQSWPLLEADASKPSTLDAMAARTQVVITTVGPYTRYGLPLVGACAAAGTDYADLTGEAMFVRNSIDLYHKQAADTGARIVHACGFDSIPSDLTVYALYRAAGDDGTGELVDTDFVLLRFSGGLSGGTIASGMEMMQMASSDPDARRQVADPYTLSPDRGAEPDLGPQPDLPWRRGRDIAPELAGSWTAGFLMAPYNTRIVRRSNALLDWAYGRKFRYSEHMSVGTSFVAPAVSAIVTGMTNTTLGLGNRYFRLLPRRLVERLAPKPGTGPSAAARERGYYRVETYTTTTTGARYVAKMAQQGDPGYKATSVLLGESGLALALDRDKLSDLRGVLTPAAAMGDALMARLPAAGVSLSTARLN, from the coding sequence GTGAGCCAAACGCGTGAGTTCGACATCGTCGTGTACGGGGCGACCGGCTTCGTGGGCAAGCTGACCGCCGAATACCTCGCCAAGGCAGGCGGCGACGCGCGCATTGCACTGGCCGGCCGCTCTACCGAAAGACTGGCCAAGGTGCGCGAAACCCTGGGCGCTGCCGCACAATCCTGGCCGTTGCTGGAGGCCGACGCGTCCAAGCCGTCCACGCTGGATGCGATGGCGGCGCGGACGCAGGTGGTCATCACCACGGTCGGGCCGTATACCCGCTACGGGCTGCCGCTGGTCGGTGCCTGCGCCGCCGCGGGCACCGACTACGCCGATTTGACCGGCGAGGCGATGTTCGTGCGCAACAGCATCGACCTGTACCACAAGCAGGCCGCCGACACCGGCGCCCGGATCGTGCATGCGTGCGGATTCGATTCCATCCCTTCGGATTTGACCGTGTATGCGCTCTACCGAGCGGCCGGCGACGACGGCACCGGCGAGCTCGTCGACACCGACTTCGTGTTGCTTCGCTTCTCCGGTGGCCTTTCCGGCGGCACCATCGCGTCGGGGATGGAGATGATGCAGATGGCCTCCAGCGACCCCGACGCGCGACGGCAGGTCGCCGACCCCTACACACTGAGCCCCGACCGCGGTGCCGAACCCGACCTCGGGCCGCAGCCCGATCTGCCGTGGCGCCGAGGACGCGACATCGCGCCGGAGCTGGCCGGCAGCTGGACTGCGGGTTTTCTGATGGCCCCGTACAACACCCGAATTGTGCGGCGCAGCAACGCATTACTCGACTGGGCCTACGGCAGAAAATTCCGCTACAGCGAGCATATGAGCGTGGGAACCTCGTTCGTCGCGCCGGCGGTGTCGGCCATCGTCACCGGCATGACGAACACGACGCTCGGCTTGGGCAACCGCTATTTCCGGCTGCTGCCTCGCCGGCTGGTGGAGCGTCTGGCGCCAAAACCGGGCACTGGTCCCAGCGCCGCCGCCCGCGAGCGCGGCTACTACCGTGTCGAGACCTACACGACCACGACCACAGGCGCCCGCTATGTGGCGAAGATGGCCCAGCAGGGCGACCCTGGCTACAAGGCGACGTCGGTGCTGCTCGGCGAGAGTGGCCTCGCGCTGGCCTTGGACCGCGACAAGCTGTCCGACCTGCGTGGGGTGCTCACACCTGCGGCCGCGATGGGTGACGCGCTGATGGCACGCCTCCCGGCGGCGGGGGTGTCGCTGAGCACCGCGCGGTTGAATTGA
- a CDS encoding DUF4233 domain-containing protein, whose product MTAPDPWKSFRGVMAGTLILEAIVVLLALPVVGAVGGGLTPVALGYLIGLAVLLVMLAGLQGRSWAIWANLAVQAVPIAGFLVYPGVGFIGLLFAGVWALIAYFRAEVLRRQRRGMLPGQQQPPD is encoded by the coding sequence ATGACGGCCCCGGACCCGTGGAAGAGCTTCCGCGGCGTGATGGCCGGAACGCTGATCCTCGAGGCGATCGTCGTGCTGCTGGCGTTGCCGGTAGTCGGCGCGGTCGGCGGCGGGCTGACTCCCGTCGCGCTGGGCTATCTGATCGGCCTGGCCGTGCTCCTTGTCATGCTCGCCGGGCTGCAGGGTCGGTCGTGGGCGATCTGGGCGAACCTCGCGGTGCAGGCGGTGCCGATCGCCGGCTTTCTGGTGTATCCGGGGGTCGGGTTCATCGGGCTGCTCTTCGCCGGCGTGTGGGCGCTGATCGCCTACTTTCGCGCCGAGGTGCTGCGCCGGCAGCGGCGCGGCATGTTGCCAGGCCAGCAACAGCCGCCCGACTGA
- a CDS encoding transposase, protein MAATRPDATPVSSGEVVLARRRGKSKAPNFKYDGPVAVIQLELDVSDERTRRRLERQWEAVFRLRRALQRDAAARCRVYWAAHHERAQDPKALRERLGLSRKGIEAAAKRHIEASGWMRDHLTKAVGLHVADEVWETIDRHLFADSSGRRHGPPRVGSWWDFTRIPGRARSHTKDQPTWETYRLVGTLDGHLDTYRDRQLPAEVSTAHQAAGQPGGTSILAQPARLRVPSRPASKSWWDHDGMLAVVFTGLPAGDLVMPVRLPQGAGQWPHLAHFLADPRVWHKIDLVRVGDRKAPGGWRYYAHLLIHGRGYQSPSTIARRGEIAAGRRAGVDANVSNFSVVSFPHDHPERLVVGRVDCTPAQQKAAAGAAKKTRARQKALDRSRRNTNADQYGPSVRQHKRAERRAAARLPTRQVSNPGGARHSRADGVPLRAYRHDTLSRRYQRTRADHAAESRSTSQAKQARASQVAATIVSAHGNTITVEDCRISTWARLWGKRIALFSPGMLVAALQTECVATGGQFYRAGTHPTAMNQHCLCGARVPKTLQQRTHDCPHCGLHDDRDIVSAALAACVEFANPDDPRTARVEYRLAHALRDGLASQQEWEGSVNRYQPPTPHGEGSARTGSHHHPAVASAEQAAPALPPNRPGTPGRRGTSRKQPAPKLIGAA, encoded by the coding sequence ATGGCAGCGACGCGCCCCGACGCCACCCCGGTTAGCAGCGGTGAGGTGGTTCTGGCGCGGCGGCGGGGTAAGTCGAAGGCGCCGAACTTCAAATACGACGGGCCGGTGGCGGTGATCCAGCTGGAGCTGGATGTCTCCGATGAGCGCACCCGCCGGCGGTTGGAGCGGCAGTGGGAGGCGGTGTTTCGGCTACGCCGGGCGCTGCAGCGCGACGCTGCGGCGCGGTGTCGCGTGTATTGGGCGGCCCATCATGAACGTGCGCAAGACCCCAAGGCATTGCGGGAACGGTTGGGGTTGTCCCGCAAGGGCATTGAAGCCGCGGCGAAACGCCATATTGAGGCCAGTGGGTGGATGCGTGATCACCTAACCAAGGCGGTCGGCCTGCATGTGGCCGACGAGGTGTGGGAAACGATCGACCGGCACCTGTTCGCCGACTCGTCGGGGCGCCGCCATGGCCCGCCGCGGGTCGGTTCGTGGTGGGATTTCACCCGTATTCCCGGGCGGGCGCGCTCGCACACCAAAGACCAGCCGACGTGGGAGACTTACCGTCTGGTGGGCACCTTGGATGGTCACCTGGACACCTATCGGGACCGGCAACTGCCAGCTGAGGTGAGCACCGCGCACCAGGCGGCCGGCCAGCCGGGAGGTACGTCGATTCTGGCGCAGCCGGCTCGCCTGCGGGTGCCGTCGCGGCCCGCGAGTAAGTCGTGGTGGGATCACGACGGGATGTTGGCGGTGGTGTTCACCGGGCTGCCCGCCGGTGATCTCGTGATGCCGGTACGGTTGCCCCAGGGTGCGGGCCAGTGGCCGCATCTGGCTCATTTCCTGGCCGATCCTCGGGTGTGGCACAAGATCGACCTGGTGCGGGTAGGCGACCGCAAAGCCCCCGGTGGCTGGCGCTACTACGCACACCTGCTCATCCACGGCCGCGGGTATCAGTCACCGTCGACCATCGCGCGCCGCGGTGAGATTGCGGCCGGCCGGCGGGCCGGGGTGGACGCCAACGTGTCCAACTTCTCGGTCGTGTCGTTCCCCCATGATCACCCGGAGAGGCTGGTTGTCGGGCGGGTCGATTGCACCCCAGCCCAGCAGAAGGCCGCCGCTGGCGCTGCGAAGAAAACCCGGGCGCGGCAAAAAGCCCTGGATCGCTCCCGGCGCAACACCAACGCCGATCAGTACGGCCCGTCGGTGCGCCAGCACAAGCGTGCGGAACGCCGCGCGGCGGCCCGACTACCCACCCGCCAGGTCAGCAACCCGGGTGGGGCGCGGCATTCCCGCGCCGACGGGGTGCCGCTGCGCGCCTACCGCCACGACACACTGTCGCGCCGCTATCAGCGCACCCGTGCTGATCACGCCGCGGAATCACGCAGTACCAGCCAGGCCAAGCAGGCCCGCGCCAGCCAGGTCGCTGCCACGATCGTGTCCGCGCACGGCAACACGATCACCGTGGAGGATTGCCGCATTTCGACGTGGGCGAGGTTGTGGGGCAAGCGGATCGCACTGTTTAGCCCCGGCATGCTGGTGGCCGCGCTGCAAACCGAATGTGTTGCCACCGGCGGCCAGTTCTACCGCGCTGGCACCCACCCCACCGCGATGAACCAACACTGTCTGTGCGGCGCACGTGTCCCCAAAACGTTGCAGCAGCGCACCCATGACTGTCCACACTGCGGGCTGCACGACGACCGTGACATCGTCTCCGCGGCGTTGGCGGCCTGCGTCGAGTTCGCCAACCCAGACGATCCGCGCACCGCGCGGGTTGAGTACCGACTTGCCCACGCCCTGCGCGATGGGCTGGCCTCCCAGCAAGAGTGGGAGGGTTCAGTCAACCGGTACCAGCCACCAACACCACACGGTGAAGGATCGGCCAGGACCGGCAGCCACCACCACCCTGCGGTGGCCTCTGCTGAACAAGCGGCACCCGCCCTACCCCCGAACAGACCAGGCACGCCTGGACGTCGCGGGACCAGCCGAAAACAACCAGCACCCAAGCTGATTGGCGCCGCATGA
- the ndk gene encoding nucleoside-diphosphate kinase — MDERTLLLIKPDGVERRLVGEIIARIERKGLTFAALELRNVADELARKHYAEHEGKPFFTPLLEFITSGPVVAAIVEGPRAVAAVRQLAGATDPVEKAAPGTIRGDFGLETQFNLVHGSDSAESAAREIALWFPEV; from the coding sequence GTGGACGAGCGGACTCTGCTGTTGATCAAGCCCGACGGCGTGGAGCGGCGCTTGGTGGGCGAGATCATCGCCCGCATCGAGCGCAAGGGCCTGACGTTCGCCGCCCTGGAATTGCGCAACGTCGCCGACGAGCTGGCTCGCAAGCACTACGCCGAGCACGAGGGCAAGCCGTTTTTCACGCCGCTGCTGGAATTCATCACGTCGGGGCCGGTGGTCGCGGCCATCGTCGAGGGGCCGCGAGCCGTCGCGGCGGTCCGCCAGCTCGCCGGCGCCACCGACCCGGTGGAGAAGGCCGCGCCGGGCACTATCCGCGGCGACTTCGGCCTCGAGACGCAGTTCAACCTGGTGCACGGCTCGGACTCGGCTGAGTCGGCCGCGCGTGAAATCGCACTCTGGTTCCCGGAGGTCTAA